Proteins found in one Thermodesulfobacteriota bacterium genomic segment:
- a CDS encoding TIGR01777 family oxidoreductase, whose protein sequence is MKIFLTGGTGFVGARLVPFLREQGHEVVLLARPGEPTAGLSGGVQVVEGEPSGAGPWWDALGECDAAVNLAGAPIYGRWDAAKKSLIRESRVRTTRNLVAALPRGKPFSLLSTSAVGVYGDAGDRELDEAAPLGSDFLARVAQDWEAEALRGKEAGARVVLQRFAVVLGPGGGALEQLASMTRKFLGGPVGSGRQWFSWIHREDLVRAILFLLERPKLDGVFNLCAPNPVRQLDLARTLGRVLGRPALTPAPAFAVRFVLGEFADAVLFSQRMVPRRLQEAGFRFLFPELEPALRQILGDQTP, encoded by the coding sequence ATGAAGATCTTCCTCACGGGTGGGACGGGGTTCGTGGGGGCGCGGCTGGTGCCGTTCTTGCGAGAGCAGGGGCACGAGGTAGTGCTCCTGGCGCGCCCCGGTGAGCCAACCGCCGGCTTGTCCGGCGGCGTCCAGGTGGTGGAGGGCGAACCCTCGGGAGCGGGTCCCTGGTGGGACGCGCTGGGGGAGTGCGACGCCGCGGTGAACCTCGCCGGGGCGCCGATATACGGCCGGTGGGACGCCGCGAAGAAGTCGCTCATCCGCGAGAGCCGGGTGCGGACAACCCGCAACCTGGTGGCGGCGCTCCCCCGCGGGAAGCCGTTTTCCCTGCTGAGTACCTCGGCCGTCGGGGTCTACGGCGATGCCGGGGACCGGGAGCTCGACGAGGCGGCTCCCCTGGGGAGCGACTTCCTGGCCCGCGTGGCCCAGGATTGGGAGGCGGAAGCTCTGCGGGGGAAAGAAGCGGGGGCCCGGGTGGTCCTCCAGCGCTTCGCCGTCGTCCTGGGGCCCGGCGGCGGCGCCCTGGAGCAGCTCGCGTCCATGACCCGGAAATTCTTGGGCGGGCCGGTGGGGTCCGGCCGCCAGTGGTTCTCGTGGATCCACCGGGAGGATCTGGTCCGCGCGATCCTCTTCCTCCTGGAGCGGCCGAAGCTCGACGGCGTCTTCAACCTGTGTGCGCCCAACCCGGTGCGCCAGCTCGACCTCGCCCGCACCCTGGGCCGGGTTCTCGGGCGGCCGGCGCTCACCCCCGCCCCCGCGTTTGCCGTGCGGTTCGTCCTCGGGGAGTTCGCCGACGCCGTGCTCTTCAGCCAGCGCATGGTCCCGAGGCGCCTCCAGGAGGCGGGATTTCGCTTTCTCTTCCCGGAGTTGGAACCGGCGCTGCGCCAGATCCTCGGCGATCAAACCCCTTGA